The region TACGCGATTCACTGTTAAACCCCAACGTAACAGCACTTTGTGGCAGCTGGCTCTATTTCAGGTAAACTGACGGGACTGAAGTCTACGCAGGGATCTGACGGAGTTGAAAAACTGCAGATCACAGTCAGCACTAGAAAAAACGAGCAGGACGGTTGAGGAAAGTTGACGTCCGTCTGGCCTCTAAATGAATGATGTGGTGGAAGATCAAAGTGCATTTGCTTGTTTTCTCCTTCCATTTTCACGACTGCATCTTGAGGAGCAACAGgataagaaaatgtgaaagcagAAGAGTTTGGCAACAGATTTGGCAGAGCTGACTGTTCTCCAATTGTTTGTTTCAGCGGATTGGCTTTTGACCCGGCATTATGCCGACGTTCGACCCTCACAGCAGCCGGTTTCACAAGCGACTGGTGACCTCGTTCAAGAGCTTGTTAATCTTTAGATATGCTTAATGTTTCCACCATAATGCCCGCTCAAAAGCACACATAAACAACGCTGATAATTCATAAAGGCCTACACGTTTTGTTTCCTcattcagaaacataaaaaagtaacaaataacaatttataaaataagTTTAGCCACAGAGAGAGTGAAATAACTCCcctcaaaattatttttttatgaattcttattttactgaagattttgtttctttctttttctttttggtcttTCCactcagcagcaggagcagtGTCACAAATAACAGCCAGCTGGTAGAAACTCATactattttatttaagattaaaaaaaaaagaaaaagaaaagtgtgcgGCCATACAGCAGGACATTAACTCTTTgaaagttttttccatctttacgCAAGTCTCAAAATATCCACATCTTATCCTGTTGAGAAGGTTTCACTGTGATTCagacaaacaaagagaaaaaaagaaaaccacccAGTCAGACTTGTGGTTCTTCGGGTCCGTGGGTGAACGGTGTTCGTGTTTCTGCCCAATCAGCAGGCAGACGACTGTGGGAGAGGCATGGCGCGCTCATTTTTGCGTCCTCCGTTCATGTGTGCGTACGGCGGCAGTTCGTCCAGGTTTGGCCGCACTGTTGGTCCCGAACTCGCAGGAAGGCCAGTCCCAGAGAGTCCGTTGGCCGCCTGCTGGCTCAAAGGCTGCTTGTCCATGACTGCGCTCGACGTGCAGGGAGAGGACGGGGAGTTGGGCGTTTGTGACGGGGCAGGCGCCCCCTCTGAGCTTGGAGATGGGGGGTTCTGCtgcgaagaagaagaagaggattCCAGGGGAACATCCGTGGAGTGGTCCAGTTTATCCAGGTGGAGCTGTGGAGCTTCAGTGGGCTTGTTGTCGGCACTGTAGTAGAAACTAACCTCTTTGAAAGACGGGTCCAGCTCCTCCTTGATGCTGCTGATGATCTCAACGAAGGAGGGACGCATTTTAGGGTTGTACTGCCAACACATACGCATCAGCTCGAATCTGCACGCAAAGGAATATTGGTTATAACATAATTATGCTGCATATGCTACTGAAGTAATCTCTCAGAGAAAAGATGTGCTTTGTTACAAGAAGCTACAGCTGGGCTATACAACTTTATAACTAAATCTCAAATTTTTTCATACCAGATTTGATTTCcgattttaataacttttttcctcgctattttctaaaaacaaatttacaaataacagaaaatactttcaaaaCATCAGCCATCTCCTCTGTGAGTTGTACAACGGATGACTAAGGCCCGGTTTCAAGAATTTTTGCCTAATTACGAGAATACAGTCATAATATAgatagaataaaaatgtaattttaccaaaagaacatcttaaaattaaaaggcCAAGGTTgagtaaatgagaaaaaagttttgaaagagTTTTCTCGTTCTATCCTGAGCAGCTCAGTCTGTTCTTCCTTTCTTCAAAATAGAAACATTCCTATGCTCAATTTGTTTCAAAGTCGTTCttctgataataatttgatgccgATGTGATAAAAGATGAAGTATTTGCTTATTGGTAAAACTTATACCAAAGTATAACGTCAAAAGATTCCTAATATTCCTCATCTTATTTCTGTGTGTCAGAATTCTCATGTGCATCACAGAAAAGTTATGGGAATTCAATAAATATAAGAACTGATTTATTCtggttttttttatccaacCTAGGAGGcagtttttgtcaaaatcagTTGCAAAGTCACCAAAATACATGACATTTAAATAGTAAGACATCAACCATTATTCTAAAATGCTTCATGCAggagaaaacaagtttatgacTTTGTGTCTTTGCAATTTTCTCATTAAAGTTGTCTGTCATGCTTGCAAGTTGTTTGTTGTGGAATCATATTTGGCCTGTTTCATATTAGAGACAAACTCTTCAAAGCACACAAAAACGCACAATGTAAAACAGACTGCAGTGAGCACTGCCGTTTAGAAATCTCACAGGCCACAAGCGGCACTGCTGCATGGTGGGAGTAGCTGGTAGTCACTTATAATTAGACGGCAGAGTAAAGGGAAACATGGTAAACAGAGAGACAAGTATATGGGAGCATAATAGGCAATTGTGcagggtggtgtgtgtgtggtgtctTACAGCATGTCTGGACAGTTCTGTGGTTTCTCCAGCAGTCCTCCCTCCATTACAAAGCGAAGGACTTGCTCGTTGGACAGACCCTGGTAAGGCTGCTCTGCCAGAGTGGCTATTTCCCACAAAACAACCCCAAATGACCTGCACAGAGGAAACAGTAGAAAGGGGTGTGAAGGTTGGTAAGTCTGTCTATCATTACAGAATCCAAAGGATATTTTCTGAAGCACCGTGTGAAGAACGAGGACTCCATGTGTGTTTGCGTGCGCCTGCTTACCAGACGTCTGAGTTGGTGGTGAAAACGCCATCCTTCAGAGACTCGGGTGACATCCAGCGGACAGGGAGCAGACCTTTACCACCTTTGCGATAGTAATCGGTCTCATAGATGTCTCTGGTCATGCCAAAATCTGCAGAGAGATTGAAGAGGACACACTTcagcaaaaagagaaagattGCATCCAATTGAAAAATCCTAAGGTAttagaaaaacagaattttaacgAGTAAATATTGAGCAAATTTCCTTTTGCATTCTTGCTGTAATTACTGTCTGTCGAGTGGCTCCATTTAGGATGGGAGGGCATTCTTTAGTCAGATTATAGTCCTAGAAATAGTATTGAATTAACCATAATCCTTTGGAGAAGATTCCATGCAAGTTTTACAGACATTTAAAGCCACAAAGGCTTTTAAAATTGAAGTGCACAGCAGTAACTACAGTGGTCTAGATGCTTTCAGACTAAGAGGTCACACAGTTCTCTcacagaataaataaacctgaaaGCATCAGCTCAGACACATAAAAGATGCAAGAACTGGATGTGGATGAGCGCATGTTGATGACGATGATATAAAAGTTTCAAAGTAGGGATACAAACAATTAATTTACTTATGATTGTCAATTATGGTTATTCtgttaaaattagttccaatcaattaattaatagTACCCACTTAGATATTCcttctgtgttgttgtttggCTGCTGTCCAGAAGACAGCGCCACTTATTAAGCGGAGCcagatacaaaaacaaatatggcAGGGCCATGCCAGAAcgggaaagaaaaacagtccAAGCAGAGTTTAGTGCATGATGGAGCGTTCTCTTCATGTGGTTCTGCTTAGAAATATGAACACTCTACTGCAAGTTCCTTTAGTTTCACCTCATTTAACTGAGCTGCATCATGAAGTAGCATCAACTTCTCAACCAAAAATTACTGACGTGCTATAAAGGGGATGATAATATAACAGAAAGGTGGAGGGCATAACAGAAAAATTGTAACACGATGGGGGAAAGAAACATGGTGTCAGTAAGCACGGTTGATTTTGAGAACCGTCGTGACTTAATCCACTTCATGGAGCgaaattttaacttttcttcaAGCACAACTACACACAACTTCTACATGAATATCTCTGTTCATGGTGGATTAagtattttacatatattgtagTTCTCATCTTTTATTCTTCAATTCAGCAATTAAGAGGTCcctgttttgttatgttttgtacGTGAATATAAATTTACAATTTTCTGCTTATTCAGTCAGCATACAATgaagcaaaatgttaaaatttaaggATCTTGTTAATTcagcattttatgaaaaattttgCCCTTCATGTTATGGAAAGAGTCAACCCTCCTGATTCAAGAGGaaactcaggtttttaagaaaatggccacTTATCAATTAACCTTTAAGTCATTAATTGATAGCTTGCATCCCTACTTCAAATATATCtctcacaattttatttatattcaacaAGCATGTGTCAGTGCATCTGTGACTCCTGAGCATGGACATACCTCCGATCTTTACGGTGAAGTCTTCAGCCACCATGCAGTTTCTTGCAGCCAGATCTCGATGGACAAACTTGTTGGCGTTGAGGTAAGCCATGCCGTCCGCAATCTGTCCCGCCAtctgaagcatttttttcagtggcGGGAGAGACAGGCTGGAAACCTGTTGCTGCAGACAAGAAACAGGCGGCAAATCCATCAGAGGGTTAAAAGAATCTTTAATGGTAGAATTCAGCTTATCCGTAATTCATTCAGGGACACAGCAGCAGGAATCTAAACATACACTCAAAAATAACAACAGGTTGAGAGAGTACTACGTGACAATAAAAGTGTTTCATGCAAAGCTCTTATTGAAACATTATGGAAGCAATGTGGGATTGCATAAAGAAATGCTGTTATGACAATCCAAATCCTTCCAGAGTCTGTGGTAAAGATGCCTGGACCAAATTACCTGCAGGCTGTTTGTACAAACTGAAATCACTCAGTGATTGATGTGGATTGGCTCTCTTTTTACTGAatgattttgtaaataaaaacttgcaGCACTATTTCTGAATTAAACAGAATCAATATTTCTGTGCAGCTGTGGTACCTCTTTGGGACGCAGGGAGCGAAGGTAACTCTTTAGGTCTCCTCTCGTCATCAGCTCCATAATGACCAGGGTGGGCTGGCCTTGGGAGACCACACCAAGAAGGCGCACCTGcacaaaaatcccaaaacaagTTGCAATTTCAAACTCACTTTCCTGACATCTCTACAGTATCCTAAGGTGTTGTTTGTACATACCACGTGATGGCAATTAAACTCTTTCATAACAGAAGCTTCATTGAGAAACTCGATCCGCTCCCTCATGCTGGCTGACTCGTTTACAGTTTTTACAGCGACGAGGATCTCTGGCTCATCTTTGACCACACCCTTGGCCACGCCCTCATATACCATCCCAAACGACCCCTGACCGAGCTCCCGGCAGAGGGAAATCTTCTCCCGGGCCACCTCCCACTCGTCTGGGACAtacactttaaaagaaaattgttttccGTTAGCAAAAGTCTACAATGATAGACATCCAGCACACAAACGTCACTTACTTTCTGCTGCACTGAAGTACTCGGGGTTGACAGAGGCATACAGGACTCCGTTCCCAAGCCGATCGCTGTTCCTGGGAGAAAACAGCGAGTTGGTTTTAGAAATTCACAAGTTATCTCCTATTCTACCAAGATAcaatgcctttaaaaaatttacatCTCTCTTAAAGACTTTCATAGTATGCAATCACAAACATTAATGTATCGTATTGAGATTTCATGCTCTAGATTAGgtctgtcgcaataagcaataaatcaatcaaatcacatgaataatttaaacgcccttgatcatttccatttgaatgGAAGCGatcaaaaactacaaaaactgaACGACAAAAATCTTCAGCCTGGTGCATTTGTCTCAACTAGCctcttttttgaaggacagttttgtttacaaagatttccatccatccatccgtctgtccatccatccacccatccacccatCACACACGCTTATCCCATTGGGGTACCAGCACTTGTctggtgctggtgcccatctccagacAGGTGCCCATCTCCAGACAGGGTACACCCTGGGCAGGTCGCCAATCCATTGCAGGTACAAAGACTTCGgtatccatttttatttgatgcttcaattattttatttgtttataaaataaacaaatattttatttttcaaatatttaaaattccaGCCCCAGTGTTAAATGATTATTAGATGttgaagtttattgatctttgaagAAGTGTACTTGCATTACTATGCCATTATTATATTAtactacttgaaaatggtcacaaaacaacattatcgttTACCACAATAATGACAGGGACAATTAATTGTAtggcaaaatttgttattgtgaaagGCCTATGCTAgatcaacataaagtagtgtATAACTGTGAGAGATATACAGTTTTCCAAATtgttacacaataaaaaatctgataagtGTGACATGCAGAACTTTCAGGGATatgaatatgatttaaaagCAATGTATGAACCGGCCTTTtcttgacaaagaaaaaaatttaatgtgcGGTTACtgaaaacagaagtaaaacaaaatctaaagctacaaacacaaaatgcagcCAAAGGAGAAATTCCTTTGGCTTCAGTCTGGCCTGACTGAACTACaatattatttctttgtttttgccacGAAGGACTGCAAAACATTgggaaaacaaactaattttgaCTTGTCATATCTAAAATAACTGATATGCACACACCTTTTCTTGTTGAAGACCACCAGCACCAACACCAAAGCGCAGATTATAACGATGGTCAAGATTGGAACAAAGATCATAGCGAAGACGCTTTCAGAACCTGTTGACACGAACATTTTGATGAAACGGACTGCTAAGGTCTCTTATGCATTCATTtttgaaagcaacaaaaaaaaaagactgtttttcttactttcaGAAACATAGAGATTCAGGGTGGGGGTCCAAGAGCCATTGCCAGCCAGTGATGTGGCTCTCACCCTGACCGAGTAGTTTCCAGGACTGAGGTTGGTCAGGCGAACGCCTTGCTGGATGCGATAGAGTTGTCTAGAAACACACTCATGCTTCTCGGCCTGACAGACACAAATagaaatggaaacacagtttAAAGTAGCATAATAAtggcaacatttttcttctgacaggatgttttattaatgtaatGGAGCTGTGACTCAACTTCAATCTGATGGAGAAAGACCTAAAGATCAGGGTGATGGCAAAGAGAAGCTCATCaccagatataaaaaaaataatctataacAATATGAGTGGAGACATACAAACACAgtttaaaagttgaaatgtagataaaaatgtttctactgATTTTGGAGttgggtataaatactttttgacCTGCAATTTTAATAAACCATAAATGCACAGCAACTAGCTGTTTAACTAAATTGTCAGAAGCCTTCATAAATGTTGACCTACCTCTGCAGCCAGTTTGAACTTGATCTCGTACATGAGGATGAGACCATTGGGCTGGCTGGGCTCTGGCCAGCGCAGAAACACCCAGTCCTCATGGCCCTCCCAGCTCACTGGGCCTGGGATGTCATCAGCCTTTTCTGGAGAATGAAATGCAGAGGATAATCTTGATTTTACCACGTCTTAGTATTCCGGCAGAACTAAACAAGTACAAAAGTTCCAGTCAGAAACTGTCATGGTGTTCATAACCGTTCAGTTCTGACCTGCTGGCTTGGTCCTGGAGAAGACGAACTCAGCCGCGCTGCACTGCTGAACCTGCCTGTTACAGGCATGGATGTCGATGCGGTAAACTCTGAAAGGCTCCAGGCCGGTTATCTGCAGCTCATGGTTGGTCACCTTGTCATCCATGACCTCGTACTCTTGTTCGGTTGGTTCTGGGTCAGGGATGGTGCTGTTGCCGGCGCCCTGAGGGGGGGGAATTGCAGTGCTGTTGGCGTAAAGATGGAAGCGGCGTGAACGGGTGGAGTTGGCGATGCCAAAAAGATCTCTGCGACGCCGATCTGGAGGCCTGGAGGTGGAAATAATAGAGAAGAAAAGCACAGTTTACGTTTACTGACAGCAAGAGAGACATTTACCTAAGTGGGTATGTGTTACTACCAATTTGACAATTTGAAGGTGTCAGTTGCTGACtgatgcaaagtcaaatttcttttaagttatatttaatatataaagcATTTATATATCAAATGCTTTATAGGTAATTTTGTTacctgattgtgctataaaatggcattgtgtgcctggaaaatacataacaccgCCCCTTTAATGACATACAATGGAACAGCTGATAAAAGCTGAGTTATagcaaatgaataaattatttaaccATAATAGCAAACCAGAGGACTTTCTCCCCAATATTAAGTTAGTTATCTGTGAGTGCAttctgaagcagaaagaaaaatttatGTCTTGTAATGCGTTGAATTGTTATATTTTGTGTGCACAAACATAAAAGACTAGTGAGTCATAAGCTGCTAGTAAAAGAGAAAgtaaaatagattattttttatgtgatcacTCTCACTACCTGCTgaatttttcaaactttgatcGATGCAGAGAGGCGTTATATTTGGAGAATGTCTTCgttgttttattataaacattttatcataAAGGTGGATGACTTTTCAATTCATCCagaaatgagaagaaaagttgttgttgttcacGTCACAAAAATTGGTGATTGGAAATCTGCTAAAACATCTCTGACTGCTGCATTTCTAGCAAGCCTGGCTTACTTTATTGCTATTTGGTTAAATAGGTTGGAAATTATCATTGTCTTTTATCATTACCTATGAAAAAAGGTTgcaggcttttcttttttttaagtagtggGGAAACTTCAAGCTGCAATCCcattagtttttctctttaaggaaaaacttaaaaaaaaaaaaaaaatcaaataaataaataactaaaaaccaGAGATGATCTGATTTCCATAGATGGAACACACGGTTTGCTTGAGAAGAACTAAACAGGAAAATGTATCTTCAGAGTCACCTGATGTTGATCTTCAGAAGCAGACACGTCCAACTCTTCCATCTGTTTATGCCAAGCATACGGAGAGCTAATTTACATCAACTGGACTGAGACGtgtatatgtttgtgtgtggagACCGAGAGCAATAATGTGTTGCAGATGTTTTTGGTTCAAAGTGGGATGCTGCAATCCTGAACTCTGACAGGAGCCAAAATTTATTCCagaacagtaaaaaataaatcaagttaaaACCGCTCTACAGTCACATCACAAGATAAGTAGGTTACCTCGGTGTAAAAATGGTGTTGTGTAGGAAGTTTTCAAAGACTTTTCGGTAGGAGGCATCGGCAGCTTCAGCCTCCAGGGCTTCAGGCGATTTGGGGCAGGGGCAGCAAGGACCCTTATCTGCTCCATCAGGATCTGGTTTAGTGGGCTTTGTATCCTCTTCTTTGTCTCCAGTGGCAGCAATCCTAATTGGGATCTTTAGCTCTGATGGAAGGAGAGAGAAGTTTGAGTGTCCCATCGAGTTGCATTCAGCAGAAAGCCTTACGGTAAACAGCTACCTTTAGAGCAGTAGTTATGCTGGTACAGTTCCTTGTCTTCAGCTTGTTGCTGCCACTTCACCCAGTAGTAAGTCTGATTTCCGTTGGGTGAGACAGGGGGCGACCAGCGGACCATCAGCTGCGTGGAGGAGTTAGAGTAGGCCCGCACATCCTGAGGCATGGAGGGCGCTGATAGAAGAAAAGCACAACTTGAGGAACTGTAGGGAAAGCGCTCTCCTTCAGGCTGCCAGGGCAgctgtgtttttctgacatCACAGCACTGCTATGTCTTTACACTGcagctggatttattttatgcaGTCCTCCGTCTCATCTAATTGAATTATAGATCTGTAAATCAATATGCTGCTCATTGCCTTTGAGTTGCAGCTGTGTTTATTTCAAAGATCCTTCACTCATCTCCgaaaatgtgtttgaataaGTTTCTGACAAGAAGCTGTAATGTCTCTAAAAAATATCCCATGCAAAAAGAATATCTGTTTACCTTctgcaggagtttttttttcaggttagAACCAGAAATGGGGTGATCTGTAAGTTGTGATGATTTGTTGTACTGTTACACCTAATCCCAGGTGGATTCAGTCTTAGGCTAGGCTTTACGGCATCGCAATTATATGATTAGGACTGTTAGCCGCCTATTCCCATAACTACACTCTCTGGGTGTTAATTGACATGAAAATGGCTCAAGATTAGGCTGTAGTGCAGTCTGGGGGTCACCAGAGGGCAGTAATCgctcaaagaaaatgaaagaaacaagcCTATAAAAAATGAGAGGGTATCCAATTACAGTGGTGTGCCATACAAGAGTGTGgaataacagaaataatatgcatctcagtaaattagaatgtcATAATAAagtgtatatattttaatgaatatGGCTTATAgataacaaaaatgtgaaatacagCTTCTCACAAATCACATAGTTACACAAGATCAATAAAAAAGGCAGTTTCTATATTGAAATGTCATGGCCATGgtatggaaagttaagtggaggGAAACTGTAGTAAAAAATCTGAGATACTGATGAagataaactgaaaatgtacaaaaatattattgtttcaGTGCCAATGCTTTAGTTATTgcaatttttagtttttacaaattttgtAATTAATCTCTTTCATTAAGGCATGAATTTGGCTCCAATTGTAAATGacacatattttacaaaatgactaaaaatacaGACATACATTCCTCGCAAACCTAATGATTGGGCATAAAAAGGTATGAAATAATCGTTCCTACCAGCAGGGCTGGTGCGGATGTAGACCACTTTGCTCTTGGCACCGGGCATGTGTTTGTCTTCCACCATGAGGGTGATAGCTTTGACAAAAATGGCGTATTGTGTCCAGGGTTTCAGGCCGGAAAGAAGAACACCAGGGTCCTTTTCCTTATCTGGCCTCAGTTCCACATCCACCATGTTCCAGCTGTTGGAACCGCAACCATCCTGCCCTTCAAACTCTGTGATGTTCTGGAACGGCCTACAAAGAGGATCGGTCAATTCATAATCTTCAGTTAATTGCCCAAAGCGGCAGAAATTCAACATATCCAGAGAAGAATTAAACTTTTGCTCTAGAACTAATCAAAGCGggtttgttcaacatttttttcctgcaccGAGTCGTACTTTAAGTTGGGTTAAAACAGCAGTGAGCAACTCACGCCTCCTTGTAGTAGACTATAAAGCTGATGAGGTCTCTATAATCAGGAGGTCGGTAGCGCTGCCATGTCAGCTTGATCCTCTTGTCACTGGTGGTGTTGGATGTAAACCGCAGGATGGTGCTTTCACCTAGGAGGGCAGCAAATAGTAAGACAAGCTCACCTAAAGCACTTCAATCTAAAGTAAGCTGCAATTAGTCTTGCAAAGAGTATGTCGCTCTAAACCCTGACATATGGTGCAGAGGGGGAATGAGTACATAGGAGGTGTTTGAAAACTGCTCCTAAACTAGAGTAAACTGGACAtagcaatttaaatgtttgtggtttttggaCGGAAGTTCGTTTCGACTCTTACAGCTGGCTCTGTCGCCATTGTTTCGGAAGTCTCTCTCTTCAAAGCGGCCCCGGACGCCCGTCTTGTCCCACATCTTGCGGATCTCGGACATACACAGCTTCGGGTTGGCTCGGAAGAACAGCTTGCCCACTTTTATGGTTAGGTTGTGCTGCTTCCAGTCCCAAAGATACTGGAGCTGCTGGTTGTCGAATGCTGAGAAGGCATACATGCTGGAGGGACAAACCAGATAAACAAGATAGGGAATGCAAGTCAGTAACATGGTGCTTCACTCTAAATTTGTGCTTGTAATGAATCGTGCCAGACTGAAAGCAaactctccttttttctttttttaactcttcAAATATACCTTTTTTAAGTTGGAAGTTTATTGCAAACAGACAAAATCACCTAGTAAGTCATTTTATTAAACCAGACAGGAATTTATGAATCACTGGGTAACATCCAAACATCAAGGAATGAGTGTAATGTGGACCTTGGGACAGTTGGACTCCAGTGAACTCAAAAGACAAACAGATGAAGGAGGGGTGAAGGCCTCACCACGACCTTAAGAACCTTTCCAGGCACTGCTGGAGATTATGCTGGATTCAAGGACTGTGCAGACTGTACAATCAGGCAAAACAGTATGACTACCACCATGCAAAGTGAATAACACACTCATACCACTTGTTAGAACAAGTGAAAATTCTGCCTTCAA is a window of Xiphophorus maculatus strain JP 163 A chromosome 4, X_maculatus-5.0-male, whole genome shotgun sequence DNA encoding:
- the LOC102235279 gene encoding insulin-like growth factor 1 receptor: MKSQMEGSRLTLFGGLMLALSSCLRPATAEICTPSIDIGNNISEFRQLENCTVVEGYLQILLIGDKSNNNFNQEVFRTLSFPKLTMITDYLLLFRVSGLDSLSTLFPNLSVIRGRNLFYNYALVIFEMTSLKDIGLYNLRNITRGAIRIEKNPELCYLDSVDWSLIMDAEFNNYIAGNKQSKECSDVCPGIMENNPMCKKTMFNNNYNYRCWNSHHCQKECPEKCGRRVCTADGECCHPQCLGSCSLPGDDTACAACVHYYHNGRCVADCPPGTYRFEGWRCISADFCSKVHLPDFDIFVIHGGECMPDCPSGYTRSTPDSMSCTACDGLCDKVCDGKVIDSVDAAQSLKGCTVIKGDLQITIRRGHNMVAELESFTGLIQRVTGYVRIRHSHTLSSLAFLRSLRYIDGESLHEDMYAFSAFDNQQLQYLWDWKQHNLTIKVGKLFFRANPKLCMSEIRKMWDKTGVRGRFEERDFRNNGDRASCESTILRFTSNTTSDKRIKLTWQRYRPPDYRDLISFIVYYKEAPFQNITEFEGQDGCGSNSWNMVDVELRPDKEKDPGVLLSGLKPWTQYAIFVKAITLMVEDKHMPGAKSKVVYIRTSPAAPSMPQDVRAYSNSSTQLMVRWSPPVSPNGNQTYYWVKWQQQAEDKELYQHNYCSKELKIPIRIAATGDKEEDTKPTKPDPDGADKGPCCPCPKSPEALEAEAADASYRKVFENFLHNTIFTPRPPDRRRRDLFGIANSTRSRRFHLYANSTAIPPPQGAGNSTIPDPEPTEQEYEVMDDKVTNHELQITGLEPFRVYRIDIHACNRQVQQCSAAEFVFSRTKPAEKADDIPGPVSWEGHEDWVFLRWPEPSQPNGLILMYEIKFKLAAEAEKHECVSRQLYRIQQGVRLTNLSPGNYSVRVRATSLAGNGSWTPTLNLYVSESSESVFAMIFVPILTIVIICALVLVLVVFNKKRNSDRLGNGVLYASVNPEYFSAAEMYVPDEWEVAREKISLCRELGQGSFGMVYEGVAKGVVKDEPEILVAVKTVNESASMRERIEFLNEASVMKEFNCHHVVRLLGVVSQGQPTLVIMELMTRGDLKSYLRSLRPKEQQVSSLSLPPLKKMLQMAGQIADGMAYLNANKFVHRDLAARNCMVAEDFTVKIGDFGMTRDIYETDYYRKGGKGLLPVRWMSPESLKDGVFTTNSDVWSFGVVLWEIATLAEQPYQGLSNEQVLRFVMEGGLLEKPQNCPDMLFELMRMCWQYNPKMRPSFVEIISSIKEELDPSFKEVSFYYSADNKPTEAPQLHLDKLDHSTDVPLESSSSSSQQNPPSPSSEGAPAPSQTPNSPSSPCTSSAVMDKQPLSQQAANGLSGTGLPASSGPTVRPNLDELPPYAHMNGGRKNERAMPLPQSSAC